One genomic window of Acomys russatus chromosome 29, mAcoRus1.1, whole genome shotgun sequence includes the following:
- the LOC127211534 gene encoding LOW QUALITY PROTEIN: transmembrane protein 258-like (The sequence of the model RefSeq protein was modified relative to this genomic sequence to represent the inferred CDS: inserted 1 base in 1 codon; deleted 1 base in 1 codon) has translation MELGTMSRYTXPVNPAVFPTSHLTVVLRVIGMFFTAWFFVYGVTRDIYKELLISLVVSLFMGVGVLFLLLWVGIYV, from the exons CGGGACCATGAGTAGGTACA AGCCTGTGAACCCGGCTGTCTTCCCA ACCTCACACCTGACTGTGGTGCTTCGGGTCATCGGCATGTTCTTTACTGCCTGGTTCTTTGTTTATGGTGTCACACGCGACATCTACAAAGAGCTCCTCATCTCCTTAGTAGTCTCACTCTTCATGGGCGTTGGagttctgttcctcctgctctgGGTTGGCATCTATGTCTGA